A window from Culex pipiens pallens isolate TS chromosome 3, TS_CPP_V2, whole genome shotgun sequence encodes these proteins:
- the LOC120412612 gene encoding alcohol dehydrogenase 1-like, translated as MRSGSSNIYLNGDSSQKMSLKDKTAVLLGGLGGIGFEIGKHLLKNGISKLFLLDISANFDGEMRAELQAYNIDSSIYYRQCDVTDKDRLSELLRQEVMGRLHFIDVFINSVGIIDEQDPDRVLAVNLLGAINSSLIALDLMSMDNAGLGGYIINVASVAGLEPFPYCSIYTASKHGVVGFTRSLGIDTVLVKTGVKFITICPGATETALFRKHNMGNVFLLPWMEEAGLRLMRQIPIQSPSVVGECVIRALVEGETGSVWVCTAGKIERVTMPLNLE; from the exons ATGCGATCTGGCAGTTCTAACATATATCTCAACGGGGACAGTTCTCAGAAAATGTCGTTGAAAGATAAAACTGCCGTACTACTGGGAGGACTTGGCGGAATCGGTTTTGAGATTGGAAagcatcttctgaaaaatggcaTTTCG AAACTATTCCTGTTGGATATTTCGGCCAATTTCGACGGAGAAATGCGTGCCGAACTTCAAGCGTACAACATCGATAGTTCCATCTACTACCGCCAGTGCGACGTAACGGACAAGGACCGCCTTTCGGAGCTGCTGCGCCAAGAAGTGATGGGCAGGTTGCACTTTATCGATGTGTTCATCAACTCGGTGGGAATAATTGACGAGCAGGATCCGGATCGGGTGTTGGCAGTAAATTTG ttAGGAGCCATCAACAGTTCGCTCATTGCATTGGATTTGATGTCCATGGACAACGCTGGACTTGGTGGATACATCATCAACGTGGCTTCCGTAGCTGGACTTGAACCATTTCCTTACTGCTCGATCTACACAGCCTCGAAGCATGGCGTCGTGGGATTCACGAGAAGCTTAGGG ATTGACACTGTCTTAGTCAAAACGGGAGTAAAATTCATCACGATATGTCCCGGGGCCACGGAAACGGCCCTGTTCCGGAAGCACAACATGGGCAACGTGTTTCTGTTGCCTTGGATGGAGGAAGCTGGTCTCCGGTTGATGAGACAAATTCCGATCCAAAG TCCAAGTGTCGTTGGCGAGTGTGTCATACGAGCTCTGGTGGAAGGTGAAACCGGATCCGTGTGGGTTTGTACCGCGGGGAAAATCGAGCGAGTTACGATGCCGCTGAATTTGGAGTAG